A genomic window from Osmerus eperlanus chromosome 5, fOsmEpe2.1, whole genome shotgun sequence includes:
- the LOC134020550 gene encoding cellular retinoic acid-binding protein 1, translating into MSNFTGTWKMKSSEHFDELLKALGVNAMLRKVAGAAASKPHVEIRQTGEQFYIKTSTSVRTTEINFHIGKEFDEETVDGRKCKSVATWETENKIYCKQTIVEGDGPKTYWTRELNGDELILIFAADDVKCTRIYIRE; encoded by the exons ATGTCCAACTTTACTGGCACCTGGAAGATGAAGAGCAGTGAGCATTTTGATGAACTTCTCAAAGCTCTTG GTGTGAATGCCATGCTGCGTAAGGTGGCTGGCGCTGCGGCGTCCAAGCCCCACGTAGAGATCCGCCAGACTGGGGAGCAGTTCTACATAAAGACCTCTACCAGCGTGCGCACAACGGAGATCAATTTCCACATCGGCAAGGAATTTGATGAGGAGACTGTTGATGGCAGGAAATGCAAG AGTGTTGCTACCTGGGAAACAGAGAATAAGATATACTGCAAGCAAACCATTGTGGAAGGAGATGGACCCAAGACATACTGGACAAGAGAATTGAACGGCGATGAGCTCATATTG ATCTTCGCAGCAGATGACGTGAAATGTACACGGATCTATATAAGAGAATGA